The segment CTTGGGTTTATCTCAATGCGTCCTCTGCAGCCCACTACCTGCCCAAAGGAGTCCAAAGCATGGAGTCAGAGCTGTTCAGTGTGATGCTGAATGCACAAAATCAGTGACACAAGCACCCATCAtcacctccctgctcagggacACAAACACTCACTGTCACCCTGCTGGCCCAGGACACAGACACTCACCATCACCCTCCCTGCGCAGGACAGCAGCTGCAAGTCAGCATCCAGGTTGACATTAGAGAGCATTTCTATGATGATATCGACTCCTCCTGGCCCTGTGCATGCCTGTATAGGACACAGGATGTTATTTTAGTGCTTGGGTACcaccatttattttaaactacaGAAAGTATCCACTCTACAGCTCATTGTTTAAATTTTCAATAGAACCTTTGTACTGCAGCTGACAGCTAATGAGCTGAATTGTAGCACATTTTGCTGTGCTAAATTGTGATGTGATCCCACACTAGAATTTGCTGAATGTAAGAAGTTCTAAATGCCACTGCCTGTGAGGAAAGCTCAGCTCTTCCAGCCTGAGAAAGTTTTTCCTTGTGTAGAAATGAAAAAGGCAGTACACTGTTGATCCTACATAAATCTACTTTAGAGTTTTCCGCAAACAACTGTTAACATTTTGTTAAGAAAAACACAACCTGCATTCTTGAGTCCAGACACAGGCCTACCTTAATTCTCTCAGTGTAATTTGGGTCTCTGTGATTAAAGGCATGGTGAGCACCATTTCTCAGGATCATATTCATGCCCTCCTCAGTTCCTGCGGTACCCAAAACCTTCAAACCACAAGCTCTGGCAATCTGACATGTTGCTAGTCCCAcctcaggggagaaaaaaaccgAAAGAGAAAATTACTTTACTTCTTTCAtagaattttaaatattctaCCGGTGACTTGGAACTTCTCCATTTAAAAAGCTAGTCTGGTAAAGTGGTTTTTAGCTAATAATTTGGATCTTAAAGACAGAcagatactttttaaaaatgaaaagacatTTACTGAGGCGTGGTaaatttttgaggtttttttatagCTATGAGCATTTGACACACATCGATGTAGAATGCTGAGTATCTGTCAAATCTGGGCCCTATATTTTTGATACAAATCCAAGGAAATTCTTCTCTTCACAGAATCACCTGCTATTAATACCAGGATTATACATTGCAAAGAAAATCTGCAGGCACAAATTTTATTAACACTACTTCTTTAGAAAGTGAATTCTCAGTGTCTCCTACCAGCTTTGCACTCCAGTAAGAACAGAAGCACTACATTTAGtttatgaaaattttaaaaaagacttATGATGCTAAATGCCATTCTAGCATCTCAGAATAAGATATGAATTCATCTTTTTGATGTTTAACAAATAATTAAGGAAACTTGGCCTGTTCACAGCAGCTGCTTGGTGCATCACCAGAAAGTGAGCAAGTGCAGAGTGTGGGAGATAAACTAAAATGTTGAGTCATAGAGATCTCAAATAAGTTTGTCATGAAAACTCAAAGAAAACTAGAAGTGCAATTTCATGTATTCATTTGCAGGTTTATATATTCCACTacctttccctgtgcagccagCTGTTGGCTCACGGGTAAAAACATGAGAATGTAAACAGAAATGCACAGTCACCCTGCACCAGTCACTTCTTCTCAGAGGACTGAGAACAATTTGTACATATTGGAAAATTAGAGCTTTCTGCTATCAGTAATAAAACTTCCAGACCAACTACCACCTGCAGCAAACACCTGTTCAGTGTGTGACCCTCTGACCGCGGAACTCACACCAGCACTCGTGCAGTCTCACAGTTACTGGGAATGACAGGATTTTTCTAAGAAAGCATATCCTAGagtatctgaaataaaaacctaaTCTGCTAATCTATTGATACAAATATGACCATAACTCATATCCCAGGAAGAAGCAGATGCAAGGACAGAGAACAGTGTTCTCTACCACTTGCCTCCTTGGAATACTTACCCCCCCACTAGCACCATGCACCAGCACGCTTTCCCCTGCTTTGGCACAGCCTCTAAGTGAAGAACACAAGAAAGGTCGGCACTGTGACTGCAGCACACACTGACTGAGCATGGGGTTGCAGCTACTGACATCAAATCTCATTGTTCACACAGCATTGTTTCCAGTTTATGTTCCGATTATATTCCAATTTATGGCTAAACAGATACCATAAGCCTttttgagagaaaaaggagGCAAAATAAATCCTGTGACTGATGACTTGAAGCAACATGCAGCCAGCAGCCAGTGGGAGCCTGGTGCTGACTCTCAGTTGAGGACGTTGGCCTGTCACAGGAAAGCAGTGGTTCTGCTCCACAGCACCTGTCTGCTTACTGAGGAAATTAGAACTAttgctctttttcttccccagccAAAATACCAGTGAGTACTGAAAGGGAGTCACATATTTTATTCCATGAAGCCTTTCCAGGTAGGTTCTCTCAAGAAAAAAGACTGAACAGGAAAACACAGTCACAAGCTTCTAAATCACAATTATCTGACAATTCCATCCGTATAACGTTTTTAAACACTTCCCACTCACCAACCTCCCCCTTTTAAAGGGCAGTGAAAATACGAACTTTGGTATTGCAAATACCAAAGATTAAAGTGCACAAACATGGATTTGGTGCCTTACTTCTGGAAAAGGGCCCGGTAGGCAGTGAAGTAGGGCACTCCGATCGCTGCTCCCTGTCTGAAGTCCAGTTTGTCTGGCAAAGGAAAGACTCTGTTGGCTGCAGCAACTGCATACTCTGCATATCCTCCAGAAATTGTTTCAAGGGTGAAAACTCTGTCACCTTTCTAGAATGGAGGTAAAGAACACAGAGAAATCAAtaatttcccttcctttttccttaatAAACATTAAGATGAAATGTACAGAGGTTTAGGTTAATGCTAATAGCTCTCTGATCAAAATAACCAGTTacatttgtcaaaaaaaaattttatgaATTCTGATACATACCATCAATGCAACACAAACTGTGTAATTTCTTATACTTAAAACTAAGTATCATAATTATAACCCCACCCTGCACTGTAACACACAAACCTACTGCCTCATTAACATGAACCTTATTGAACTTTAACTGAAGCCAGGAATTCCATCCACAGATTCCAAATGCAATACCTCAAAAGCTTTTACAAAcacaaaagaaacatttctaaattatttaaatatgaaaatatgtatCCTCTTAATATACCGTAAGACAACTCTCTCTCATTCAAGGCAAGAGCATCACAATTGTCAGAGGAAGCAAAAAGTCACACACAGCAGATACAGCAAACTGTTGATAAGAAAATATGAATAAAGATGATTCTTCTCTCTTGATAACCCTATATCTCAGATCTCCTAAAATTGTTACATAAATTCCCAATCAGGAAATTCCAGCCCAATTTTACCTACAATTTTTATGTTGGTTTGGGACCAAATGTCTAATGACTTAAATGAGAGAACCAATTTAAAGTCTAATGTGATGTCATAGATATCTTTTTGCAAATTGATATTTGCCTTCTCCTGTCCCAAGATTTCCCACTGAGAAATCCAAGTGAAATTAGTAGACAAGAGTAATACAGTACTTGAACAATTTTAGCAACAAATAACAGAATTTATATGGAGCTTTATAAGTAAGCAATTTCCATGTCTCAAATACTTTACAGAAAAATTTTTAGTTCTGCCTAAAATTACTACCCCCAGCAAGAAGCATCCAATCTCAACTTTTTCTGCAATGCCAGAAAAACAGCTTCAAACCCCAGCTTTTGTACACCAGATATCACTGCTGTAAGCAGACAGACTGCAGTGCCTCTTCTGAGACCTCTGAACTTCAGGGGGCACAGCATTCCTCACAGTCCCACCAGCAGACTGGTTTGCCAGTGGGATCCCACTGTGTGCTTTTACCAGTCTGTGAAGGGGTTTCCCCCCTCAAAGGGATTCCGTGATTATAAGCAACAAAAGCAGGCAGAGTAACACAGCAACCAGCCACAGAGGACCCGTTAAACACTAGTGAATTACACCTAGTGTGTAAATACCTTGAACGCAGTCACATGCTCCCCAACACTCTCAATCACCCCAGCCACATCCGAGCCAGGAGTGTAGGGTAAAGCCGGTTTCCTGGCATAAGTCCCAGAACGAATATATGTCTCAACAGGATTCACCCCACAGGCATGGACTTTAATTAATACCTAAAAGAAAAGACACTTCTTAAGCAATAACTAAAAAGATTTAGCCCTTGAATTCACAGCATGGCGTTGTAGCATTTTTACTGAATTCTCCAACAGCCTCTGTGACAACCCAGTGTCAAAGCGAAGCTTATTTCAGGGAAATCTTGATGTGGAATATAAAGCCCACCAGAGAGTAAAGAGCCCACACTTGTTAAGCATGATATCTCAAGCAGTATGAACACACTGACCAAAACTCAGGTACTCTAGGTGTAGGGTTCTGGGTTGTATCACTCATTCTGTCCTGCAGACACTTGTTAACATTCATTATCACTATTTTCCTTCAGGGAGCTCACATATACCTGGTTTTCTTTTGGAACAGGAACTAACACATCTGACTGGAGTTTAAGCACTTCAGGGCCACCAAATTCAAACACTCGGACAGCTCTCATCACGCTCCTGGTGGCTGCCATGGCGACCAGAGGATCTGCTAAGAGAAACAATGAGAGCCCTGGTACCTACTGAGGTCACGGGGAGCCTGAGCCACCAGGAGATGGCCTGGGACACCGCCTGGAACACGGCACACACCGCGGGGCCGGATTGCGGATCGGTCCCACGGTAATGAACCGAAccagggggaggggagggagcggggcaaGTGAAGGCTTCGAGTTGCTCTGGGCCTCCCCGCTGGGAGCACCTTCTAGGATCCTGGGCACGAGGAGGACGGGAAGCACAGCCTGGGCCGGTGGCCAGCGGGGCTACCGCCGCGTAAGAGCGTTCAGGGCCGTGCCCGATGCGATTCCGACACGACGGGCCTCGATCGGGTGCACCCCATGACACGCTTTCACCGCCAGGCCCCGCCCACAAACACACCTGCGCCGCCAGGCCCCGCCCACAAACACACCTGCGCCTACAGGCCCCGCCACAAACACACCTGCGCCGCCAGGCCCCGCCCACAAACACACCTGCGCCGCCAGGCCCCGCCACAAACACACCTGCGCCTACAGGCCCCGCCCACAAACACACCTGCGCCGCCAGGCCCCGCCCACAAACACACCTGCGCCGCCAGGCCCCGCCCACAAATACACCTGCGCCGACAGGCCCCGCCCCTCGAGCCGCCTCGCGGTCAGGCCGTGCCCCGGAAGCGCTCCTTGCGATCAGGCCCCGCCCGTTCCAGCTGCCCCGTGCAGCCTGGCCGcgtcccgtgcccgcggcgcCCGGCACGGGTGGCGCAGAGCCGCGGTctccccgtcccgtcccgtcccgtcccgtcccgtcccgtcccgtcccgtcccgtcccgtcccgtgCCCCTGGAGCAGCGCCGCGcagccccgcgcagccccgcgcccgccgccttACCTGCGGGGCGCCGCGGCGGAGCGCCGAGGAGGGCGGGGCCGTACCACTACTGGCTCCGCCCCGCCGCACCGCTCGGGGCGCCGAGGTTTGTCCGTCTCGGGACGCCGTCCCCCCCGCCATGGCGGCGTTCGCGCGGCGCAAGGCGCAGCGGCTCGTGCGGCCCGACCCCAGCCGGAAGCGCGCGCTGGACGCGCGAGCCGCGGAGCTCGTGCGGCTCCTGAACGCGCGCGAGCGCTTCTGCAGCACGAGCTCGTGCGACGGCAGGGTGACCGTGACGGTGCGTGAGGGACCGGGGCTGCGGGACCGCACCGGGGGTGAGGGCCGGGACCGGCAGGGTGACCGTGACGGTGCGTGAGGGACCGGGGCTGCGGGACCGCACCGGGGGTGAGGGCCGGGACCGGCAGGGTGACCGTGACGGTGCGTGAGGGACCGGGGCTGCGGGACCGCACCGGGGGTGAGGGACGGGACCGGCAGGGTGACCGTGACGGTGCGTGAGGGACCGGGGCTGCGGGACCGCACCGGGGGTGAGGGCCGGGACCGGCAGGGTGACCGTGACGGTGCGTGAGGGACCGGGGCTGCGGGACCGCACCGGGGGTGAGGGACGGGACCGGCAGGGTGACCGTGACGGTGCGTGAGGGACCGGGGCTGCGGGACCGCACCGGGGGTGAGGGCCGGGACCGGCAGGGTGACCGTGACGGTGCGTGAGGGACCGGGGCTGCGGGACCGCACCGGGGGTGAGGGCCGGGACCGGCAGGGTGACCGTGACGGTGCGTGAGGGACCGGGGCTGCGGGACCGCACCGGGGGTGAGGGCCGGGACCGGCAGGGTGACCGTGACGGTGCGTGAGGGACCGGGGCTGCGGGACCGCACCGGGGGTGAGGGACGGGACCGGCAGGGTGACCGTGACGGTGCGTGAGGGACCGGGGCTGCGGGACCGCACCGGGGGTGAGGGACGGGACCGGCAGGGTGACCGTGACGGTGCGTGAGGGACCGGGGCTGCGGGACCGCACCGGGGGTGAGGGCCGGGACCGGCAGGGTGACCGTGACGGTGCGTGAGGGACCGGGGCTGCGGGACCGCACCGGGGGTGAGGGACCGgaccagcagggtgagggatAGGACCGGCAGGGTGATCGTGACAGTGGGTGAGTGAGGAACGGAATCAGGGTGAGGGATAGGACCGGCAGGGTGATCGTGACAGTGGGTGCGGGACGGGACCAGGGTGAGGGATAGGACCGGCAGGGTGATCGTGACAGTGGGTGCGGGACGGGATCAGGGTGAGGGACGGAACTGGCAGGGTGAGGGACCGGACCGGGGGTGATTGTGCGTTGGGGACGGAACCGCGGGTGATCCTGACGGGGGGGGGTCTGGTCCCGCTGTGAACGGGCTCTTGCTTCAAGGGGATGCTCCTTTATTTCCAAGGACTGTTTTTGTAGCAGCACAAGGTTAAACCCATCGAGCTGCTGAGCCACTTTAATGGTTTCTGCCCATCACTAGGACACAGACGGCACAGGGATCCAGAAGAAGAACTGCACGTGGCTCCTGGTAACACATGACCCGTGTGTCAAAGGCGATGTGGTAAGAGCACAGCGAGATAAAGCCTTTATATTTATTCACGGAAGTGCTCCTGGTGTCATGGAAAACACATCATGTCAAAGGGTTTTTATTGCTGCTACTGAGATTGATACTCTGCTCTCAAAATTAACTTTTCCTTAGATGCGTTGCTTAATAAATTCTTCAGACCCATTTTAAGAGAATGCTTTTAAACTCAGTCTCAAATTCTCTGCATAGTTATAAAGGCAGCTGATATTCCAGAAACTTAtataatttcttcctatttGGAGTCATGTTTAAAACTCTTGAATTTAAAAATCTCTTGAGCCCAGCTTGCTGTGCTAGCACACAGACACCTGAAATTGGTGTAACAGGGAATCTCTTATACTGCATTGTTAATTTAGTGTCATTAAATACCCTGAAATTGAAAACATCTGTAGTGCGgggtttttcatttttagtatGCTTTCAAAATAATCTACTCTTTGCACGTATTGCTTTGTCCCACAAAAGAGGCAATTGCAAGATGAGCATTTTCTCATTCAATTCGTAGTTCACTTTATTGTAGATATACATTCTCACACAGGCACAGAAGTGTCCTCCagaatatttgttttcattagTATTTGTTCCAGTAGAGCAAAGCTTGCTAaaatttcagaccaaggaggaTGCAGTAGTGTGTTGTTAACTCTTATGAGAGGAAGTACTCTGatttttatatacatattttgGTGTATTTTCCAGATGACAGCACTCAAGAAAGCTACTGGTGATGTTGTGTTCAAGTTTGAACCATTTGTTCTTCACGTGCTGTGTCGGGAGCTGCAGGATGCACAGCTGCTGGTAAAGCCACGTCAAGTACAATGTGGCATTGTTCTGTTACATTTTTGcctgcaaaaaataaaagtattggCTCCTGGCTAAGCAGTTGCACTTAGAAACAGTCCCAGGTGTGCTGTGTGTTTAATAATTAGGGTTGTAAAGTAAGCTGATGGAAGAACACAGCTTTAAACTTGGTGAGGGTTTTACTGTacttagaaagaaaaaagactcACCTGCAGTTCAGGCTTTGAGCTGAAGCAGACTGCTGCATGAAGCACTGCCTGAGGGGCCTGGGCTGCTCTCACTGGCTGCAAGGGCTGGATTTCAGATGGTACTTCACTGCCAGCCAGGCCATTTGGCTCCATTTCCAGTGCATTGAATGATGCCTTTGCCTTCTGCTTTTCCAGTATGACTGTGGAGAGCAGTGTGTGCCATGCTGGGCTTGTTTTGGCATTAGTGCAGAAGGGCTGAGGAGCTCATGTAGAGTGCAGCTGCACTCGTCGTTGTCAGGAGGTGGCACGACTGTCTCTGAAGTTCCAGGTCATTGGGACAAAGTAGTTCAGTGACTAGAAAGACATTACATCCCTTCTGCACTGATGGATTTAATCAGGATCCACCTCTGAAAACCACCCACCATTTGTGGGTTTGATCTTAAAAAGTATTGTAATGTAACTGTTCTTGAATAAGTCTGGGTAGATGATTTGAATACGTTTTTTGCAAAATTGAGATTGTGCGTTGCATTGCAACGCgtccataaatattttttgctgtGAAAGTATACAAGACCtgtttaagctttttttttttttctgcagcattcGGTGGCTGTTGACTCTGGGTTCAGGAACTCTGGTATTACAGTtggcagaggaggaaaaattaCAATGGTAAGGACTCTGTTACTGTAAGGGAGTTAATAAAGTCATATTGTTACATTAACCTTGATTTTTGTACAAGCCAAGACCTGACTGGTGCTTAAGAGCTGTCATAGGGCATGCTATAGCAAAGGAATTGCTTGCTGCTTTAGGTGACAGCAACCTAAATAATCATATGGATAAGCAGGTTTTTTACTGTAATGAACTCCCTACATTATTTAAATAACCTTCATAAACTGAAAAACTTTATTCCAGGTAAATCATGTGTGTGTTTTCAGGCTGTGCGGAGCACTCACTGCTTAGAAGTTCCACTGAGCCACAAAGGGAGATTGATGGTCTCCGAAGAATATATTGAATTTCTGGTACATGTAGCCAatcagaaaatggaagaaaatataaGGAGGATTGACAGGTTTGTAAGAATACACCAGTTCTCTTCATGACATCTAATTTTTCTTCAGTATCAAGTAAAATGTTAGTAACCACTTTTCTCCCCTTGCATGTTTTGATTACATTCTAAAAGCATTAGTTTCTCAGAGTAATTTGCAGATCTTGAGCAAATCTATAAAAACAGTAACTACAGAATTGTTTCTGTCTAGATTCCACAAAGGCTTGGAGCTGGCTCTGGaagctgctgtccctgcagacacCTTGTTTCCCGAGGGGCCAGAGAAGAGCCACTCTGTGTACATGCGCAGAAGAAAGAGACAGACTGCTCAGGAACAGGCTGATCCCAGCAGAGAGCTGGAACCCCTTGATGATACTGAGAGCAGTCTTGGTCTGTTTGCTGAAATCACGATATAGACTAAGACATTTGAAAGCAAATGGCGAACTGAAAAAGCTATTGTAATGCTCTTTTTAAGAGATTTATATACTCCTGTGCTCCAAGTAGTAATACTCTCATGGATATtgaccagaaaaaaaaggtaattaacAGAATAGTGAGCAGGTGCAGCTACAGGACACAGAGAACAAAGCTGTAGAATGTTTTGGGAGTTTTTAAAGTGTACTGTTGAATTAACAAAGTGGTACTCCATCAGTTATCCCAGAAATATCTGGTGTGCTGCAGCTTTTCACTGTGTTCTCTGTGGCAGCATTTCACTTCCAGCTTCCTGGGTTTTGTGGAgccagctggctctgcaggtTTCTCCTTCAGGAAGAGGAAGACAAGCATTGAAGACTGAAGACCATCCACTTATGAGACAGCCAGTGTACGTGGTGGAAACACAAAAACCTTCCAAAGTAGCCTGTGTGCACCGGTCTCAGACCTCGTGTGCGTTTGGGCAGACTGGTTAAAGTATGACTCAACCCGGGGGCATAATTTCTAacagtgcagagctgctggccagGTGGTGTGTGAGCAAAACTGGAGTCCCATAGCCCATGGGGGAGCAGGCAGGTGGTGGGAGCAGCCCACAGCAGGGCAAagcactgcagctcctcaggTGTGGGGTCATGGCTTCTACCACAGGTGCTACTGCAGCATTGTTGGGATGCAGGCTTGTGTCAGACCTTTGCAGTCACCATTTTCCACTGACCTTCCTCTCCACTCTGAGGGTCAACTGCCTGTCTGGGCTGAACTGAAACCCCAGGGCTTCCATCAACAAAAAGCAACATCTGCCTCCATGCAGAGGGTCCTCCCCAACCTGCTACCTTAGCAAAGCCTTGGGAAACCCCTGTTGCCATCCCCACTGCTGGGAGTCCCACTGTTCCTGCAGATCCCTCTTCACCACCTGGGGGGCACGTCTTGCACACAGAGGAGGTAGTTGTTGCTTATGGATTTCAGGGAGTTTGTTCAGAATACTCTGAACCATCCTCTGCATGTGACATTTCTTAAAATGTCTGGTACTTGTCTGTTGGACATGGCTCAAGGCACTGATGATAGCAGCACCAACCACAAGCagtgcccacagaccctgtaACAGCCCAAACCCTCACCCTGTGTAACAGCTCTACAGTATTTACATTCTGAGAAATACATTTTGTCAGAAACTGATCCCGCATTCCTctgaaaaatgataaaaaattcaGGAAGACTTTTTGGCATCTTAACACAAAAATGTTACCCTATTTGCATCTTGTTATTTTATTCCCATCATCACCAATGATTGAATACTGTTGGGGATCTCGTACTAAAACTAAACAAGACCCTACAAGAAGACAAACAGAGAAGGATCAGGGAAACACATTACTTCAGTATGTAGAATAGTTTTTGCaatgtttttctgattttttttttttttgcacccCATCTGAGGTTGCAGACGGTGATGCTGAGGAGGGTTCATCGCCCTGACACTGTTCTGGCACGAGCAACACCTTCCTTCATGCACCACTGCCTTTACACCTTGCCCCACACTCACCCAAGTTCCACCAGCTCATTTTGAGGTTAATTTTGTCAAGCTGTGttttatttccagctgctgtATGGGATTCTGTTGGGCTGTCAATGtgcagagcacaggcagcaaTTGGGAAGAGCATCCAGAGGCAGCTGGAGCCAgcacccctgaaaaggggatTCTGGGGGTTGTGGTTGCAGGGAAACTCACCAATAAGCAACAAGACTCCTAAAACTGTCAAATCTTTATCATTTCAAAGTGTGCTTAGCCACTTAATTAATCTAAAAGGTATTTTTATACTTGCTCTCACTgtgttaaatttttttaaattacaatttCACTCCCTGTGCACTCCATTTTTTCAGGGAAGGCAGACGGGTTCATTCACTCCAGGAACTGATTGTCATTTCACCCCACAGCATTTCAGATCCACACCAGGAAACTACTCAAATCAGCGCCGCAGAATTCCCTGTGGCTGTGCCACAGGCTCTGAGCCAGTTGTGGTCCCCAGCACATCCATGCACTTGGGCACAAAGTCACTTGACCCATTCTCTGGGATAATTCTGTACATGCAAATCACAGATGTCAGGAGCACAAGTTGTTCGCTTGAAACAGCTTCCTCTGAAATTCAGATACTTCGAATGGTTCACAAGAGTATGGCAGTAACAGCTGCAGAGTGCAGTGAAATCAGTGTTTGCACATGGGTTTAAACCTCTCCAGACCAGGGTGGCTTTCCACCTCTCAGCTTCCACT is part of the Anomalospiza imberbis isolate Cuckoo-Finch-1a 21T00152 chromosome 9, ASM3175350v1, whole genome shotgun sequence genome and harbors:
- the TYW3 gene encoding tRNA wybutosine-synthesizing protein 3 homolog, which codes for MAAFARRKAQRLVRPDPSRKRALDARAAELVRLLNARERFCSTSSCDGRVTVTDTDGTGIQKKNCTWLLVTHDPCVKGDVMTALKKATGDVVFKFEPFVLHVLCRELQDAQLLHSVAVDSGFRNSGITVGRGGKITMAVRSTHCLEVPLSHKGRLMVSEEYIEFLVHVANQKMEENIRRIDRFHKGLELALEAAVPADTLFPEGPEKSHSVYMRRRKRQTAQEQADPSRELEPLDDTESSLGLFAEITI
- the CRYZ gene encoding quinone oxidoreductase isoform X2; its protein translation is MNVNKCLQDRMSDTTQNPTPRVLIKVHACGVNPVETYIRSGTYARKPALPYTPGSDVAGVIESVGEHVTAFKKGDRVFTLETISGGYAEYAVAAANRVFPLPDKLDFRQGAAIGVPYFTAYRALFQKGCAKAGESVLVHGASGGVGLATCQIARACGLKVLGTAGTEEGMNMILRNGAHHAFNHRDPNYTERIKACTGPGGVDIIIEMLSNVNLDADLQLLSCAGRVMVVGCRGRIEINPRDTMSKESSIIGVSLFLATEEERRECATAVLDGIEAGWLKPVVGLEYPLEKVATAHEDIICSSSARGKMVLLL
- the CRYZ gene encoding quinone oxidoreductase isoform X1, with translation MAATRSVMRAVRVFEFGGPEVLKLQSDVLVPVPKENQVLIKVHACGVNPVETYIRSGTYARKPALPYTPGSDVAGVIESVGEHVTAFKKGDRVFTLETISGGYAEYAVAAANRVFPLPDKLDFRQGAAIGVPYFTAYRALFQKGCAKAGESVLVHGASGGVGLATCQIARACGLKVLGTAGTEEGMNMILRNGAHHAFNHRDPNYTERIKACTGPGGVDIIIEMLSNVNLDADLQLLSCAGRVMVVGCRGRIEINPRDTMSKESSIIGVSLFLATEEERRECATAVLDGIEAGWLKPVVGLEYPLEKVATAHEDIICSSSARGKMVLLL